The Candidatus Kryptobacter tengchongensis genome contains a region encoding:
- a CDS encoding phosphoglycerate mutase, translating to MRKVILVILDGFGVRDQNIPLEGDAIALAKKPNFDFLYANYPWVTLHASGEYVGLPDGQMGNSEVGHLNIGAGRIVYQDIVRISKAIKNGEFFRNEALLGAIENVKQNNSALHLVGLLSDGGVHSHMEHLYALLEFAKMHGVSKVFVHALLDGRDTPPSSAIGYIREFEAKAKEIGVGKIAVVGGRYYGMDRDNRWERTEKYYKAMTEAQGEKFKSAEEGVLKSYDKGITDEFVVPFIVVDEDGNPVGQVRDGDSIIFFNFRADRARQLTRAFIDEKFDKFQRKKLNVHFVTMTEYNDDFDVPIAFKPVYLTNTLGEVISKHGLKQLRIAETEKYAHVTYFFSGGREDPFEGENRILIPSPKVATYDLKPEMSAFEVTDKVIEEMEKQIYALIVLNFANPDMVGHTGIIPATIKAIEAIDMCIGRIYNSAKKNDYVMIITADHGNAEKMIDPETGEPHTAHTTSQVPFILVMDDYKGELKKDGKLGDIAPTILTIMNLPIPPEMDGEILTLEKVPYFAK from the coding sequence GTGAGAAAAGTTATCCTTGTAATTCTTGATGGATTTGGTGTTCGTGATCAAAATATACCCCTTGAAGGTGATGCCATAGCACTTGCAAAAAAACCAAATTTTGATTTTTTGTATGCAAACTATCCTTGGGTTACGCTTCATGCTTCGGGAGAATATGTTGGACTGCCAGATGGACAAATGGGGAATTCCGAAGTGGGTCATCTAAATATCGGAGCTGGCAGAATTGTTTATCAAGACATTGTTAGAATTAGTAAAGCGATAAAAAATGGGGAATTTTTTAGAAATGAGGCACTGCTTGGAGCAATTGAAAATGTAAAACAAAACAATAGTGCACTTCATCTTGTTGGGCTTCTGTCTGACGGGGGAGTTCATAGTCATATGGAACATCTGTATGCATTGCTTGAATTTGCAAAAATGCATGGAGTTAGCAAAGTTTTTGTTCATGCTCTTCTTGATGGGCGTGATACACCGCCGTCAAGTGCAATTGGTTATATCCGAGAGTTTGAGGCAAAGGCAAAAGAAATTGGCGTCGGGAAAATAGCTGTTGTTGGTGGAAGATATTACGGTATGGATAGAGACAACAGATGGGAGAGAACGGAAAAATATTATAAAGCGATGACCGAAGCACAAGGTGAAAAATTTAAAAGCGCAGAAGAAGGAGTTCTGAAATCTTACGATAAAGGTATAACTGATGAATTCGTCGTTCCATTTATAGTTGTAGATGAGGATGGAAATCCAGTGGGACAGGTTAGGGATGGCGATTCAATTATATTTTTTAATTTCAGAGCCGATAGGGCAAGACAATTAACAAGAGCTTTTATTGATGAAAAATTTGATAAGTTCCAGCGCAAAAAATTAAATGTTCATTTTGTAACGATGACCGAATACAATGACGATTTTGATGTTCCGATAGCTTTTAAACCCGTTTATTTAACTAATACACTTGGTGAGGTTATATCAAAGCATGGGTTAAAGCAGTTAAGAATCGCTGAAACGGAAAAATATGCCCATGTAACTTATTTTTTCAGCGGTGGCAGAGAAGATCCATTTGAGGGAGAAAATAGAATTTTAATTCCTTCACCAAAGGTCGCAACTTATGATTTGAAACCAGAGATGAGCGCTTTTGAGGTAACGGACAAAGTTATTGAAGAAATGGAAAAGCAAATATATGCTCTCATAGTTTTGAACTTTGCAAACCCAGATATGGTAGGGCATACTGGAATAATTCCAGCAACTATTAAAGCTATTGAAGCAATAGATATGTGTATTGGTAGGATTTATAATTCGGCGAAGAAAAATGATTATGTTATGATAATAACCGCTGATCATGGAAACGCAGAAAAGATGATTGATCCTGAAACAGGTGAACCACATACAGCACACACGACAAGCCAAGTTCCATTTATACTTGTTATGGATGATTATAAAGGGGAGTTGAAAAAAGATGGAAAACTTGGTGATATAGCCCCGACAATACTCACAATTATGAATCTCCCGATTCCCCCTGAAATGGATGGAGAAATTCTAACGCTTGAGAAAGTACCGTATTTTGCAAAGTGA